The DNA sequence CGTCACCCTTGGTGCGGTTGCGGACGGGGAGGATCAGGTCCGCGCCCGCGGCGGCGAGGCGGGTGGCGATGACGAGACCCATGCCGTCGCTGGCGCCGGTGACGATGGCCCGAGTGCCAGTGAGGTCGGGGAGCGTGATGTCGATAGGTGTGCGCGTCATGATCCCAGCATCGACGGGCGCCAGACCGGCATCCAGGGATCGCTGATCCATGGATCAGTCTGCTCTGGGCAGGTAGAAACGAGGCATGGTCATTGATCGGGCTGCGCTCGCGGAGTTCCTGCGTCGTCGACGAGCATCACTGCAGCCCGAAGATGTGGGGCTTGCAGCGGGCCCGCGCCGCCGGACCGACGGTCTCCGCCGCGAAGAGGTCGCCGGACTCAGCCACATGTCGACCGACTACTACACCCGCCTCGAGCAGCAGCGCGGCCCACAGCCGTCGGAGCAGATGATCGCCTCCATCGCTCAAGGACTGCATCTCACGCTCGACGAACGCGATCACCTGTTCCGCCTCGCAGGACACACCCCACCCCCTCGGGGAGGGATCAGCGAGCACATCAGTCCGGGGATGATGCGCATCTTCGATCGTCTCGAAGACACCCCGGCCGAGATCGTCACCGAGCTCGGCGAGACACTGCGTCAGACGCATCCCGCCCGTGCGTTGACCGGCGACCTCACCCGCTACACCGGACCATCGCGCAGCATCGGCTACCGCTGGTTCACCGACCCCACCACCCGAGCGCGATACGACCCCCGCGATCACGACTTCCTCGGCAGGATGTTCGCTTCGGGTCTGCGACAGTTCGCAACGATTCGCGGCTCCGGCTCGCGAGCCGCAGCGCTCGCCGCTCAGCTTCTCGACGAGAGCGAAGAGTTCCAGCGGGTCTGGGAGCTTCACGAAATCGGGGTCCGCCCTCGCGACACCAAACGCTACGTGCACCCCCACGTCGGCGCGCTCACCCTGTCGTGCCAGACCTTGCTTGACGAGGAACAAGGGCACCGACTGCTCGTCTACACGGCGAACCCCGGGAGCGAGAGTCAAGAGAAACTCACCCTGCTCACGATGATCGGCGCCACCGATCCCTGACGCCCCACCCACCGGGCCGGACTATCCCCACCTCGTCGCCACAAGCCGCGGAAAAC is a window from the Microbacterium lacus genome containing:
- a CDS encoding helix-turn-helix transcriptional regulator, with product MVIDRAALAEFLRRRRASLQPEDVGLAAGPRRRTDGLRREEVAGLSHMSTDYYTRLEQQRGPQPSEQMIASIAQGLHLTLDERDHLFRLAGHTPPPRGGISEHISPGMMRIFDRLEDTPAEIVTELGETLRQTHPARALTGDLTRYTGPSRSIGYRWFTDPTTRARYDPRDHDFLGRMFASGLRQFATIRGSGSRAAALAAQLLDESEEFQRVWELHEIGVRPRDTKRYVHPHVGALTLSCQTLLDEEQGHRLLVYTANPGSESQEKLTLLTMIGATDP